The Carassius carassius chromosome 2, fCarCar2.1, whole genome shotgun sequence genome has a segment encoding these proteins:
- the LOC132101534 gene encoding ATP-dependent Clp protease ATP-binding subunit clpX-like, mitochondrial isoform X1, translating to MSCTCASAARKLLNSAHRGFSGSGVQLLLLSRLGTREVHLARRVPVRWFSETSVYYAAKDGMKDGDGGKKSVGEGSGKKSNSSNSGKGGSQLRCPKCGDPCTHVETFVSSTRFVKCEKCHHFFVVLSETDTKKSLSKDPESAAEAVKLAFQQKPPPPPKKIYGYLDKYVVGQDHAKKVLSVAVYNHYKRIYNNMPAGSRQQQVEVEKQASLTPRELELRRREDEYRFTKLLQIAGISPHGNALGASMQQQLNQQAPPEKRGGEVLDSTHTDIKLEKSNIVLLGPTGSGKTLLAQTLAKCLDVPFAICDCTTLTQAGYVGEDIESVIAKLLQDANYVIEKAQQGIVFLDEVDKIGSVPGIHQLRDVGGEGVQQGLLKLLEGTIVNVPEKNTRKLRGETVQVDTTNILFVASGAFNGLDRIISRRKNEKYLGFGTPSNIGKGRRAAAAADLANTTGGEVDVVAEIEEKDRLLNHVEARDLIEFGMIPEFVGRLPVVVPLHSLDEETLVRILTEPRNAVVPQYQALFSMDKCDLSMTPDALRAIARLALERKTGARGLRSIMEKLLLDPMFEVPHSDIVAVEVNKEVVDGKAPPRYIRAAAKDSSEEEYDSGIEEENWTRHADAAKN from the exons ATGTCGTGTACGTGTGCTTCAGCAGCGAGAAAACTCCTAAACTCAGCTCACAGAG GATTCTCTGGCTCTGGAGTGCAGCTGCTGTTACTGAGCCGCCTGGGGACTCGTGAGGTTCATCTGGCACGCCGCGTCCCCGTCAGGTGGTTCTCCGAGACGTCTGTGTATTATGCTGCAAAAGATGGGATGAAGGATGGAGATGGTGGAAAG AAATCTGTCGGTGAAGGAAGTGGGAAAAAGAGCAACTCTAGTAATTCTGGGAAAGGAGGAAGTCAGCTGAGGTGCCCCAAATGTGGAGATCCTTGCACACATGTAGAAACTTTTGTTT CATCAACTCGCTTCGTGAAATGTGAAAAGTGCCACCACTTTTTTGTGGTGCTTTCAGAAACTGACACCAAGAAGAGTTTGAGTAAAGACCCAGAGTCTGCAGCAGAAGCTGTCAAGTTGGCTTTCCAGCAGAAACCCCCTCCGCCTCCTAAAAAG ATCTATGGTTATCTTGATAAGTATGTTGTGGGTCAGGATCATGCTAAGAAGGTTTTGTCGGTGGCCGTGTACAATCATTACAAACGCATCTACAACAACATGCCGGCAGGCTCCAGGCAGCAGCAGGTGGAGGTGGAGAAACAGGCCTCCCTCACTCCTAGAG AGCTAGAGCTAAGACGACGGGAGGATGAATACAGGTTTACAA AGCTGCTGCAGATTGCAGGGATCAGTCCTCATGGAAATGCTCTGGGCGCCTCCATGCAGCAGCAGCTGAACCAGCAGGCACCTCCAGAGAAGAGAGGAGGAGAAGTGCTGGACTCCACACACACTGACATCAAACTAGAGAAGAGCAACATAGTGCTGCTGGGCCCCACCGGCTCAG GGAAAACACTTCTGGCCCAAACACTGGCCAAATGCCTGGATGTTCCCTTTGCGATCTGTGACTGCACCACCCTCACTCAGGCAGGGTACGTGGGAGAGGACATCGAGTCAGTCATCGCAAAGCTACTGCAGGACGCCAACTATGTGATCGAGAAAGCTCAACAAG GTATCGTGTTTTTGGATGAAGTAGACAAGATAGGGAGCGTTCCTGGGATCCATCAGTTAAGGGACGTGGGAGGAGAGGGAGTGCAGCAG GGTTTACTGAAGCTACTGGAAGGCACTATTGTTAATGTTCCTGAGAAGAACACAAGGAAACTGAGAGGTGAAACTGTCCAAGTTGACACCACCAACATCCTGTTTGTAGCATCTGGAGCGTTTAACGGACTTGACCGTATCATCAGCAGGAGAaagaatgagaag TACCTTGGGTTTGGAACACCATCTAACATTGGGAAAGGTCGACGGGCAGCGGCAGCGGCTGACCTGGCTAACACCACGGGTGGAGAGGTGGACGTGGTGGCTGAGATCGAGGAGAAGGACCGGCTTCTGAATCACGTGGAGGCCAGAGACCTCATTGAGTTCGGGATGATTCCTGAGTTTGTGGGCCGTCTTCCTGTTGTGGTTCCACTGCACAGCCTGGATGAGGAGACACTGGTGCGGATCCTCACAGAGCCACGCAATGCTGTTGTGCCTCAGTATCAGGCTCTCTTCAGCATGGACAAG TGTGATCTGAGCATGACACCTGATGCCCTGAGAGCGATTGCCAGATTGGCTCTGGAGCGTAAAACCGGAGCACGTGGGCTGAGATCCATAATG GAAAAACTGCTGCTAGATCCCATGTTTGAGGTGCCACATTCAGATATTGTGGCCGTGGAAGTGAACAAGGAAGTGGTTGATGGAAAAGCGCCACCTCGCTACATACG AGCTGCAGCTAAAGACTCCTCTGAGGAGGAGTACGACTCTGGAATCGAAGAGGAAAACTGGACAAGACACGCTGATGCTGCCAAGAACTAA
- the LOC132101534 gene encoding ATP-dependent Clp protease ATP-binding subunit clpX-like, mitochondrial isoform X2 translates to MSCTCASAARKLLNSAHRGFSGSGVQLLLLSRLGTREVHLARRVPVRWFSETSVYYAAKDGMKDGDGGKKSVGEGSGKKSNSSNSGKGGSQLRCPKCGDPCTHVETFVSSTRFVKCEKCHHFFVVLSETDTKKSLSKDPESAAEAVKLAFQQKPPPPPKKIYGYLDKYVVGQDHAKKVLSVAVYNHYKRIYNNMPAGSRQQQVEVEKQASLTPRELLQIAGISPHGNALGASMQQQLNQQAPPEKRGGEVLDSTHTDIKLEKSNIVLLGPTGSGKTLLAQTLAKCLDVPFAICDCTTLTQAGYVGEDIESVIAKLLQDANYVIEKAQQGIVFLDEVDKIGSVPGIHQLRDVGGEGVQQGLLKLLEGTIVNVPEKNTRKLRGETVQVDTTNILFVASGAFNGLDRIISRRKNEKYLGFGTPSNIGKGRRAAAAADLANTTGGEVDVVAEIEEKDRLLNHVEARDLIEFGMIPEFVGRLPVVVPLHSLDEETLVRILTEPRNAVVPQYQALFSMDKCDLSMTPDALRAIARLALERKTGARGLRSIMEKLLLDPMFEVPHSDIVAVEVNKEVVDGKAPPRYIRAAAKDSSEEEYDSGIEEENWTRHADAAKN, encoded by the exons ATGTCGTGTACGTGTGCTTCAGCAGCGAGAAAACTCCTAAACTCAGCTCACAGAG GATTCTCTGGCTCTGGAGTGCAGCTGCTGTTACTGAGCCGCCTGGGGACTCGTGAGGTTCATCTGGCACGCCGCGTCCCCGTCAGGTGGTTCTCCGAGACGTCTGTGTATTATGCTGCAAAAGATGGGATGAAGGATGGAGATGGTGGAAAG AAATCTGTCGGTGAAGGAAGTGGGAAAAAGAGCAACTCTAGTAATTCTGGGAAAGGAGGAAGTCAGCTGAGGTGCCCCAAATGTGGAGATCCTTGCACACATGTAGAAACTTTTGTTT CATCAACTCGCTTCGTGAAATGTGAAAAGTGCCACCACTTTTTTGTGGTGCTTTCAGAAACTGACACCAAGAAGAGTTTGAGTAAAGACCCAGAGTCTGCAGCAGAAGCTGTCAAGTTGGCTTTCCAGCAGAAACCCCCTCCGCCTCCTAAAAAG ATCTATGGTTATCTTGATAAGTATGTTGTGGGTCAGGATCATGCTAAGAAGGTTTTGTCGGTGGCCGTGTACAATCATTACAAACGCATCTACAACAACATGCCGGCAGGCTCCAGGCAGCAGCAGGTGGAGGTGGAGAAACAGGCCTCCCTCACTCCTAGAG AGCTGCTGCAGATTGCAGGGATCAGTCCTCATGGAAATGCTCTGGGCGCCTCCATGCAGCAGCAGCTGAACCAGCAGGCACCTCCAGAGAAGAGAGGAGGAGAAGTGCTGGACTCCACACACACTGACATCAAACTAGAGAAGAGCAACATAGTGCTGCTGGGCCCCACCGGCTCAG GGAAAACACTTCTGGCCCAAACACTGGCCAAATGCCTGGATGTTCCCTTTGCGATCTGTGACTGCACCACCCTCACTCAGGCAGGGTACGTGGGAGAGGACATCGAGTCAGTCATCGCAAAGCTACTGCAGGACGCCAACTATGTGATCGAGAAAGCTCAACAAG GTATCGTGTTTTTGGATGAAGTAGACAAGATAGGGAGCGTTCCTGGGATCCATCAGTTAAGGGACGTGGGAGGAGAGGGAGTGCAGCAG GGTTTACTGAAGCTACTGGAAGGCACTATTGTTAATGTTCCTGAGAAGAACACAAGGAAACTGAGAGGTGAAACTGTCCAAGTTGACACCACCAACATCCTGTTTGTAGCATCTGGAGCGTTTAACGGACTTGACCGTATCATCAGCAGGAGAaagaatgagaag TACCTTGGGTTTGGAACACCATCTAACATTGGGAAAGGTCGACGGGCAGCGGCAGCGGCTGACCTGGCTAACACCACGGGTGGAGAGGTGGACGTGGTGGCTGAGATCGAGGAGAAGGACCGGCTTCTGAATCACGTGGAGGCCAGAGACCTCATTGAGTTCGGGATGATTCCTGAGTTTGTGGGCCGTCTTCCTGTTGTGGTTCCACTGCACAGCCTGGATGAGGAGACACTGGTGCGGATCCTCACAGAGCCACGCAATGCTGTTGTGCCTCAGTATCAGGCTCTCTTCAGCATGGACAAG TGTGATCTGAGCATGACACCTGATGCCCTGAGAGCGATTGCCAGATTGGCTCTGGAGCGTAAAACCGGAGCACGTGGGCTGAGATCCATAATG GAAAAACTGCTGCTAGATCCCATGTTTGAGGTGCCACATTCAGATATTGTGGCCGTGGAAGTGAACAAGGAAGTGGTTGATGGAAAAGCGCCACCTCGCTACATACG AGCTGCAGCTAAAGACTCCTCTGAGGAGGAGTACGACTCTGGAATCGAAGAGGAAAACTGGACAAGACACGCTGATGCTGCCAAGAACTAA
- the pdcd7 gene encoding programmed cell death protein 7 yields MDYHHQFSYTGAQPPPFGAPAGLNRAVYAGGGAGPPPPPAAGHTWPLYQHPPPALQQHLWPPFPTFDPSRPPPQHSENPPPCWSQNQWRPPEHHFTGQVPPNQPQHPNAAPPSYQLYSSNRQNYPFNSQSMNRPWLDGQQNNQNKSKSISITASDEESLQRSRDEQWIRSFLLKRRHTSPEPKQTESKPFLSQVRQKLYGTVQMLSELNRLCQVLKDSLENEDVWTESLSKAIELKNNLQESLTDLKDPDCVGGLKRKLLLIRKKRARMRRRKMEHEEEKLEQEARRAEREAEIDKWQMKRILEVEEKNREKELKLAADAVLSEVRKKQADAKRMLDVLKSLEKLRKLRKEAAARKGMFPGKESDERFEGHLERLRSLIHKRTAVYATEEKALRVMLEGEQEEERKRDREKRLKKEKEKLLQKKRQVDTMLFGAELPPDHPLQPFLDYYTQAEHSLPALIQIRREWDQFLVSDQHPDGTSVPPGWVLPEQPADDFWATALEK; encoded by the exons ATGGATTATCATCATCAGTTCAGTTACACGGGCGCCCAACCGCCTCCCTTCGGCGCTCCCGCGGGTTTAAATCGCGCTGTTTATGCAGGTGGAGGCGCGGGACCACCTCCTCCCCCCGCAGCGGGACATACGTGGCCCCTGTATCAGCATCCACCTCCGGCGCTGCAGCAGCATCTCTGGCCCCCGTTCCCCACCTTCGACCCGAGCAGACCCCCTCCGCAGCACAGCGAGAACCCGCCTCCGTGCTGGTCCCAGAACCAGTGGCGTCCTCCAGAGCATCACTTCACGGGACAGGTCCCACCAAACCAGCCTCAACATCCAAATGCAGCACCTCCATCATATCAGCTTTACTCCTCCAACCGGCAGAACTACCCATTCAACAGTCAGTCTATGAACAGACCCTGGCTGGACGGCCaacaaaacaaccaaaacaagAGTAAATCCATCTCAATAACAGCTTCTGATGAAGAATCCCTGCAGAGATCGAGAGACGAGCAATGGATTCGGAGTTTCCTGCTTAAGAGAAGACACACATCCCCTGAACCGAAGCAAACCGAGTCCAAGCCGTTCCTCTCTCAGGTCCGACAGAAGCTGTATGGGACTGTCCAGATGCTGTCCGAGTTAAACAGGCTGTGTCAGGTGCTGAAGGATAGTTTGGAGAACGAGGACGTTTGGACCGAAAGCCTCTCAAAAGCGATCGAGCTGAAGAACAACCTCCAGGAGAGCCTGACGGACCTGAAGGACCCGGACTGTGTCGGCGGCCTCAAGAGGAAACTGCTGCTGATTCGTAAGAAGAGAGCCAGGATGAGGAGACGAAAGATGGAGCACGAGGAGGAGAAGCTGGAGCAGGAGGCTAGACGTGCCGAACGAGAGGCCGAGATTGATAAATGGCAGATGAAACGCATTCTTGAAGTGGAAGAGAAGAACAGA GAGAAAGAGTTGAAGCTGGCAGCTGATGCTGTTCTCTCAGAAGTCAGAAAGAAACAAGCTGATGCCAAGAGAATGCTGGACGTCCTCAAATCACTGGAAAAACTCCGAAAACTCAGGAAAGAGGCTGCAGCCAGGAAGG GCATGTTTCCAGGAAAGGAGAGCGACGAGAGGTTTGAGGGTCACTTGGAGCGGTTGAGGAGTCTGATCCATAAGCGCACGGCTGTGTACGCTACAGAGGAGAAAGCTCTGAGAGTCATGCTGGAGGGAGAACAGGAGGAGGAGCGCAAGCGAGACCGTGAGAAACGActgaagaaagagaaagagaagctGCTGCAGAAGAAACGACAGGTGGACACAATGCTGTTTGGAG CTGAATTGCCACCTGATCACCCTCTTCAGCCGTTCCTAGATTACTACACGCAGGCAGAGCACTCCCTTCCTGCGCTGATTCAAATAAG GAGAGAGTGGGATCAGTTCCTGGTTTCTGACCAACACCCTGACGGTACATCAGTTCCTCCGGGCTGGGTTCTGCCCGAACAACCAGCTGACGACTTCTGGGCCACAGCCCTGGAGAAATGA